In a single window of the Dreissena polymorpha isolate Duluth1 chromosome 3, UMN_Dpol_1.0, whole genome shotgun sequence genome:
- the LOC127873024 gene encoding uncharacterized protein LOC127873024 isoform X11, with the protein MSYHPGLPKFDTDEFPTLNRKPTSHKSKNVDSTLRDKLPNDVQWLDDEAITLFYKALEHASGSMSYHPGLPKFDTDEFPTLNRKPTSHKSKNVDSTLRDKLPNDVQQLDDKAITLFYKALEHGKEKVNHVRLMVVGLFGVGKTSLVNNLIREFRKQNEQQKTLSTEGIAIHRCKLMIDGDWCLDTELKGVKFGSRINDLLAERVTSTEDHETQTQTEPLQTFKEKIALHKGDEILQHGIKVAKKMLETTSDNSEKSKASLDESKNEITTSDISEKSKASLDESKNEITVSVWDFAGQTLYYSTHQFFLNERSIYLVVMDMTRSLEDVVSKSDGIGIWCGLVDSCTYLDIFKFWLNAIHMNSDYQSGERTIKPTVILVGTRKDKMKGSAEEKYQNMKLYFDNALCSFDKHSPIFNHICKKRFLVNNLSPKDSAFAELRKEIISLAAKQDYWDEEYPVRWIHMERKLDKMRDEKRQIVKMKDVEKEDLENIQPLGKEELTSFLELQHKQGNIIFFNSGELKDFVVLAPQWIIEAFKCFIPHNQEIEATVLKDWEEYKTFAILKKNVLDEVMKNSPSYIHDYRTAVINYMEYLNVIAKPLTSEEGITGIPLDFHIVPCLLSRAPPPLHDFTSPPDKPQTPVLAFVFCGKFLPPSFFHRLVAVCIRAWPICQERGRYCLFNGLAVFTLNDTYTLRIWYMDYIIYARIVCCSENEKLDNFIWLFQEVRQQLKKSLKDFVHQSSPVFEEYIQCPDMKVSLHNKGLFLVKQFKYKNAIACPECNPHAVTRSNAMKHWFKERLDRIEKDDE; encoded by the exons ATGAGCTACCATCCGGGCCTTCCGAAGTTCGACACGGACGAGTTTCCCACGTTGAACCGCAAGCCTACTTCACACAAGAGCAAGAATGTGGACTCAACATTACGAG ATAAGTTACCAAATGATGTTCAATGGTTGGATGATGAAGCAATTACACTCTTTTATAAAGCTCTTGAACACG CCAGTGGTTCAATGAGCTACCATCCGGGCCTTCCGAAGTTCGACACGGACGAGTTTCCCACGTTGAACCGCAAGCCTACTTCACACAAGAGCAAGAATGTGGACTCAACATTACGAG ATAAGTTACCAAATGATGTTCAACAGTTGGATGATAAAGCAATTACACTCTTTTATAAAGCTCTTGAACACGGTAAAGAAAAAGTCAATCATGTTCGCCTGATGGTTGTAGGATTGTTTGGTGTGGGAAAAACGTCTTTGGTGAACAATTTGATTAGGGAATTTCGCAAACAAAACGAACAACAAAAAACACTCAGCACAGAAGGTATCGCTATACATAGGTGTAAGTTGATGATAGATGGTGATTGGTGCTTAGATACAGAATTAAAAGGGGTCAAGTTTGGGAGTCGCATTAACGATTTGCTTGCTGAAAGGGTCACATCCActgaggatcatgaaactcaaaCACAAACTGAGCCATTACAaactttcaaagaaaaaataGCCTTGCATAAAGGAGATGAAATTTTACAACATGGGATTAAGGTTGCCAAGAAGATGCTTGAAACTACTAGTGATAATTCAGAAAAGAGCAAGGCTTCACTTGATGAATCAAAAAATGAGATCACTACTAGTGATATTTCAGAAAAGAGCAAGGCTTCACTTGATGAATCAAAAAATGAGATCACTGTGTCTGTATGGGATTTTGCAGGTCAGACTCTGTACTATTCAACACATCAGTTCTTTCTGAATGAGAGGTCTATATATTTAGTCGTGATGGACATGACAAGAAGTTTGGAAGATGTTGTAAGTAAATCAGATGGAATTGGAATTTGGTGTGGTTTGGTGGATAGTTGTACCTATTTGGATATTTTTAAATTTTGGCTTAATGCAATTCACATGAACAGTGATTATCAATCTGGAGAAAGGACAATAAAGCCAACTGTTATTTTAGTTGGCACGCGGAAAGACAAAATGAAGGGGAGTGCTGaagaaaaatatcaaaatatgaaGTTGTATTTTGACAATGCTTTATGTAGCTTTGATAAACACTCACCAATCTTTAATCACATTTGTAAAAAAAGATTTCTTGTAAATAATTTGTCTCCAAAGGATTCTGCTTTTGCAGAGTTACGAAAAGAAATTATAAGTTTGGCTGCAAAGCAAGATTACTGGGACGAAGAATATCCAGTTCGATGGATTCACATGGAACGAAAATTGGACAAAATGAGAGATGAAAAGCGGCAGATAGTTAAAATGAAGGATGTTGAAAAAGAAGATCTTGAAAACATACAACCACTGGGTAAAGAAGAGCTAACATCGTTTCTTGAATTGCAGCACAAACAAGGCAATATCATTTTTTTCAACTCGGGCGAACTAAAGGATTTTGTTGTTCTTGCTCCTCAATGGATCATTGAAGCTTTCAAATGTTTCATACCGCATAATCAGGAAATAGAAGCCACTGTTTTGAAAGATTGGGAAGAATATAAAACATTTgcaattctaaaaaaaaatgttctggaTGAAGTTATGAAAAACAGTCCTTCCTACATACATGACTACCGGACTGCTGTTATAAATTACATGGAATATCTAAATGTTATAGCCAAGCCTTTAACAAGTGAAGAGGGTATAACTGGAATCCCGTTAGATTTCCACATCGTTCCTTGTCTACTGAGCAGGGCGCCACCGCCACTTCACGACTTTACATCACCACCTGATAAACCCCAAACACCAGTTTTAGCTTTTGTGTTTTGCGGAAAGTTTTTGCCCCCCTCTTTTTTCCATAGGCTTGTTGCAGTGTGCATTCGTGCTTGGCCTATCTGCCAGGAACGTGGCCGATATTGTTTATTCAACGGCTTGGCTGTATTTACTCTTAATGATACCTATACATTGAGAATATGGTATATGGATTACATTATTTATGCAAGGATAGTTTGTTGCTCAGAAAATGAGAAGTTAGACAATTTCATCTGGCTGTTTCAAGAGGTTCGACAACAACTTAAGAAAAGTTTGAAAGACTTTGTTCATCAATCTTCTCCCGTATTTGAAGAGTACATTCAGTGCCCAGACATGAAGGTTTCCTTGCACAATAAAGGGTTGTTCTTGGTAAAACAGTTCAAGTACAAAAATGCTATAGCTTGTCCAGAGTGTAATCCGCATGCTGTGACACGATCAAATGCTATGAAACATTGGTTCAAAGAGAGGTTAGATCGAATAGAAAAAGATGATGAATAA
- the LOC127873024 gene encoding uncharacterized protein LOC127873024 isoform X9 — MGQQSSSRSPPPLPEKYSPLPTPRPDPRQMTPMCLGDGFQLAEPSMVNEDKLPNDVQWLDDEAITLFYKALEHASGSMSYHPGLPKFDTDEFPTLNRKPTSHKSKNVDSTLRDKLPNDVQQLDDKAITLFYKALEHGKEKVNHVRLMVVGLFGVGKTSLVNNLIREFRKQNEQQKTLSTEGIAIHRCKLMIDGDWCLDTELKGVKFGSRINDLLAERVTSTEDHETQTQTEPLQTFKEKIALHKGDEILQHGIKVAKKMLETTSDNSEKSKASLDESKNEITTSDISEKSKASLDESKNEITVSVWDFAGQTLYYSTHQFFLNERSIYLVVMDMTRSLEDVVSKSDGIGIWCGLVDSCTYLDIFKFWLNAIHMNSDYQSGERTIKPTVILVGTRKDKMKGSAEEKYQNMKLYFDNALCSFDKHSPIFNHICKKRFLVNNLSPKDSAFAELRKEIISLAAKQDYWDEEYPVRWIHMERKLDKMRDEKRQIVKMKDVEKEDLENIQPLGKEELTSFLELQHKQGNIIFFNSGELKDFVVLAPQWIIEAFKCFIPHNQEIEATVLKDWEEYKTFAILKKNVLDEVMKNSPSYIHDYRTAVINYMEYLNVIAKPLTSEEGITGIPLDFHIVPCLLSRAPPPLHDFTSPPDKPQTPVLAFVFCGKFLPPSFFHRLVAVCIRAWPICQERGRYCLFNGLAVFTLNDTYTLRIWYMDYIIYARIVCCSENEKLDNFIWLFQEVRQQLKKSLKDFVHQSSPVFEEYIQCPDMKVSLHNKGLFLVKQFKYKNAIACPECNPHAVTRSNAMKHWFKERLDRIEKDDE; from the exons ATAAGTTACCAAATGATGTTCAATGGTTGGATGATGAAGCAATTACACTCTTTTATAAAGCTCTTGAACACG CCAGTGGTTCAATGAGCTACCATCCGGGCCTTCCGAAGTTCGACACGGACGAGTTTCCCACGTTGAACCGCAAGCCTACTTCACACAAGAGCAAGAATGTGGACTCAACATTACGAG ATAAGTTACCAAATGATGTTCAACAGTTGGATGATAAAGCAATTACACTCTTTTATAAAGCTCTTGAACACGGTAAAGAAAAAGTCAATCATGTTCGCCTGATGGTTGTAGGATTGTTTGGTGTGGGAAAAACGTCTTTGGTGAACAATTTGATTAGGGAATTTCGCAAACAAAACGAACAACAAAAAACACTCAGCACAGAAGGTATCGCTATACATAGGTGTAAGTTGATGATAGATGGTGATTGGTGCTTAGATACAGAATTAAAAGGGGTCAAGTTTGGGAGTCGCATTAACGATTTGCTTGCTGAAAGGGTCACATCCActgaggatcatgaaactcaaaCACAAACTGAGCCATTACAaactttcaaagaaaaaataGCCTTGCATAAAGGAGATGAAATTTTACAACATGGGATTAAGGTTGCCAAGAAGATGCTTGAAACTACTAGTGATAATTCAGAAAAGAGCAAGGCTTCACTTGATGAATCAAAAAATGAGATCACTACTAGTGATATTTCAGAAAAGAGCAAGGCTTCACTTGATGAATCAAAAAATGAGATCACTGTGTCTGTATGGGATTTTGCAGGTCAGACTCTGTACTATTCAACACATCAGTTCTTTCTGAATGAGAGGTCTATATATTTAGTCGTGATGGACATGACAAGAAGTTTGGAAGATGTTGTAAGTAAATCAGATGGAATTGGAATTTGGTGTGGTTTGGTGGATAGTTGTACCTATTTGGATATTTTTAAATTTTGGCTTAATGCAATTCACATGAACAGTGATTATCAATCTGGAGAAAGGACAATAAAGCCAACTGTTATTTTAGTTGGCACGCGGAAAGACAAAATGAAGGGGAGTGCTGaagaaaaatatcaaaatatgaaGTTGTATTTTGACAATGCTTTATGTAGCTTTGATAAACACTCACCAATCTTTAATCACATTTGTAAAAAAAGATTTCTTGTAAATAATTTGTCTCCAAAGGATTCTGCTTTTGCAGAGTTACGAAAAGAAATTATAAGTTTGGCTGCAAAGCAAGATTACTGGGACGAAGAATATCCAGTTCGATGGATTCACATGGAACGAAAATTGGACAAAATGAGAGATGAAAAGCGGCAGATAGTTAAAATGAAGGATGTTGAAAAAGAAGATCTTGAAAACATACAACCACTGGGTAAAGAAGAGCTAACATCGTTTCTTGAATTGCAGCACAAACAAGGCAATATCATTTTTTTCAACTCGGGCGAACTAAAGGATTTTGTTGTTCTTGCTCCTCAATGGATCATTGAAGCTTTCAAATGTTTCATACCGCATAATCAGGAAATAGAAGCCACTGTTTTGAAAGATTGGGAAGAATATAAAACATTTgcaattctaaaaaaaaatgttctggaTGAAGTTATGAAAAACAGTCCTTCCTACATACATGACTACCGGACTGCTGTTATAAATTACATGGAATATCTAAATGTTATAGCCAAGCCTTTAACAAGTGAAGAGGGTATAACTGGAATCCCGTTAGATTTCCACATCGTTCCTTGTCTACTGAGCAGGGCGCCACCGCCACTTCACGACTTTACATCACCACCTGATAAACCCCAAACACCAGTTTTAGCTTTTGTGTTTTGCGGAAAGTTTTTGCCCCCCTCTTTTTTCCATAGGCTTGTTGCAGTGTGCATTCGTGCTTGGCCTATCTGCCAGGAACGTGGCCGATATTGTTTATTCAACGGCTTGGCTGTATTTACTCTTAATGATACCTATACATTGAGAATATGGTATATGGATTACATTATTTATGCAAGGATAGTTTGTTGCTCAGAAAATGAGAAGTTAGACAATTTCATCTGGCTGTTTCAAGAGGTTCGACAACAACTTAAGAAAAGTTTGAAAGACTTTGTTCATCAATCTTCTCCCGTATTTGAAGAGTACATTCAGTGCCCAGACATGAAGGTTTCCTTGCACAATAAAGGGTTGTTCTTGGTAAAACAGTTCAAGTACAAAAATGCTATAGCTTGTCCAGAGTGTAATCCGCATGCTGTGACACGATCAAATGCTATGAAACATTGGTTCAAAGAGAGGTTAGATCGAATAGAAAAAGATGATGAATAA
- the LOC127873024 gene encoding probable serine/threonine-protein kinase pats1 isoform X13, with protein sequence MSYHPGLPKFDTDEFPTLNRKPTSHKSKNVDSTLRDKLPNDVQQLDDKAITLFYKALEHGKEKVNHVRLMVVGLFGVGKTSLVNNLIREFRKQNEQQKTLSTEGIAIHRCKLMIDGDWCLDTELKGVKFGSRINDLLAERVTSTEDHETQTQTEPLQTFKEKIALHKGDEILQHGIKVAKKMLETTSDNSEKSKASLDESKNEITTSDISEKSKASLDESKNEITVSVWDFAGQTLYYSTHQFFLNERSIYLVVMDMTRSLEDVVSKSDGIGIWCGLVDSCTYLDIFKFWLNAIHMNSDYQSGERTIKPTVILVGTRKDKMKGSAEEKYQNMKLYFDNALCSFDKHSPIFNHICKKRFLVNNLSPKDSAFAELRKEIISLAAKQDYWDEEYPVRWIHMERKLDKMRDEKRQIVKMKDVEKEDLENIQPLGKEELTSFLELQHKQGNIIFFNSGELKDFVVLAPQWIIEAFKCFIPHNQEIEATVLKDWEEYKTFAILKKNVLDEVMKNSPSYIHDYRTAVINYMEYLNVIAKPLTSEEGITGIPLDFHIVPCLLSRAPPPLHDFTSPPDKPQTPVLAFVFCGKFLPPSFFHRLVAVCIRAWPICQERGRYCLFNGLAVFTLNDTYTLRIWYMDYIIYARIVCCSENEKLDNFIWLFQEVRQQLKKSLKDFVHQSSPVFEEYIQCPDMKVSLHNKGLFLVKQFKYKNAIACPECNPHAVTRSNAMKHWFKERLDRIEKDDE encoded by the exons ATGAGCTACCATCCGGGCCTTCCGAAGTTCGACACGGACGAGTTTCCCACGTTGAACCGCAAGCCTACTTCACACAAGAGCAAGAATGTGGACTCAACATTACGAG ATAAGTTACCAAATGATGTTCAACAGTTGGATGATAAAGCAATTACACTCTTTTATAAAGCTCTTGAACACGGTAAAGAAAAAGTCAATCATGTTCGCCTGATGGTTGTAGGATTGTTTGGTGTGGGAAAAACGTCTTTGGTGAACAATTTGATTAGGGAATTTCGCAAACAAAACGAACAACAAAAAACACTCAGCACAGAAGGTATCGCTATACATAGGTGTAAGTTGATGATAGATGGTGATTGGTGCTTAGATACAGAATTAAAAGGGGTCAAGTTTGGGAGTCGCATTAACGATTTGCTTGCTGAAAGGGTCACATCCActgaggatcatgaaactcaaaCACAAACTGAGCCATTACAaactttcaaagaaaaaataGCCTTGCATAAAGGAGATGAAATTTTACAACATGGGATTAAGGTTGCCAAGAAGATGCTTGAAACTACTAGTGATAATTCAGAAAAGAGCAAGGCTTCACTTGATGAATCAAAAAATGAGATCACTACTAGTGATATTTCAGAAAAGAGCAAGGCTTCACTTGATGAATCAAAAAATGAGATCACTGTGTCTGTATGGGATTTTGCAGGTCAGACTCTGTACTATTCAACACATCAGTTCTTTCTGAATGAGAGGTCTATATATTTAGTCGTGATGGACATGACAAGAAGTTTGGAAGATGTTGTAAGTAAATCAGATGGAATTGGAATTTGGTGTGGTTTGGTGGATAGTTGTACCTATTTGGATATTTTTAAATTTTGGCTTAATGCAATTCACATGAACAGTGATTATCAATCTGGAGAAAGGACAATAAAGCCAACTGTTATTTTAGTTGGCACGCGGAAAGACAAAATGAAGGGGAGTGCTGaagaaaaatatcaaaatatgaaGTTGTATTTTGACAATGCTTTATGTAGCTTTGATAAACACTCACCAATCTTTAATCACATTTGTAAAAAAAGATTTCTTGTAAATAATTTGTCTCCAAAGGATTCTGCTTTTGCAGAGTTACGAAAAGAAATTATAAGTTTGGCTGCAAAGCAAGATTACTGGGACGAAGAATATCCAGTTCGATGGATTCACATGGAACGAAAATTGGACAAAATGAGAGATGAAAAGCGGCAGATAGTTAAAATGAAGGATGTTGAAAAAGAAGATCTTGAAAACATACAACCACTGGGTAAAGAAGAGCTAACATCGTTTCTTGAATTGCAGCACAAACAAGGCAATATCATTTTTTTCAACTCGGGCGAACTAAAGGATTTTGTTGTTCTTGCTCCTCAATGGATCATTGAAGCTTTCAAATGTTTCATACCGCATAATCAGGAAATAGAAGCCACTGTTTTGAAAGATTGGGAAGAATATAAAACATTTgcaattctaaaaaaaaatgttctggaTGAAGTTATGAAAAACAGTCCTTCCTACATACATGACTACCGGACTGCTGTTATAAATTACATGGAATATCTAAATGTTATAGCCAAGCCTTTAACAAGTGAAGAGGGTATAACTGGAATCCCGTTAGATTTCCACATCGTTCCTTGTCTACTGAGCAGGGCGCCACCGCCACTTCACGACTTTACATCACCACCTGATAAACCCCAAACACCAGTTTTAGCTTTTGTGTTTTGCGGAAAGTTTTTGCCCCCCTCTTTTTTCCATAGGCTTGTTGCAGTGTGCATTCGTGCTTGGCCTATCTGCCAGGAACGTGGCCGATATTGTTTATTCAACGGCTTGGCTGTATTTACTCTTAATGATACCTATACATTGAGAATATGGTATATGGATTACATTATTTATGCAAGGATAGTTTGTTGCTCAGAAAATGAGAAGTTAGACAATTTCATCTGGCTGTTTCAAGAGGTTCGACAACAACTTAAGAAAAGTTTGAAAGACTTTGTTCATCAATCTTCTCCCGTATTTGAAGAGTACATTCAGTGCCCAGACATGAAGGTTTCCTTGCACAATAAAGGGTTGTTCTTGGTAAAACAGTTCAAGTACAAAAATGCTATAGCTTGTCCAGAGTGTAATCCGCATGCTGTGACACGATCAAATGCTATGAAACATTGGTTCAAAGAGAGGTTAGATCGAATAGAAAAAGATGATGAATAA